The following are encoded together in the Methylomonas methanica MC09 genome:
- the bamE gene encoding outer membrane protein assembly factor BamE domain-containing protein, with the protein MKQLNLLSISATLVLATGCASSPAPTVQTGAPASTQVSKTSQPADSVIEGNFPADSAFAKIQIGMTQGQVHEILGQPTDTKTYQTGKAWIPFYFGPDTMRTDEFYKGVGSVTYTGAGIGGVHWKVYRAVYNSAEDGFAK; encoded by the coding sequence ATGAAACAGCTAAATTTGTTGAGTATTTCCGCAACGCTGGTCTTGGCGACTGGCTGCGCCTCATCTCCCGCACCTACGGTGCAAACAGGGGCGCCCGCCTCGACTCAAGTGAGCAAAACCAGCCAGCCCGCCGACTCGGTTATTGAAGGCAATTTTCCTGCCGACAGCGCATTCGCCAAAATTCAAATCGGCATGACCCAAGGCCAGGTACATGAAATCCTCGGCCAACCGACGGACACCAAAACCTACCAAACCGGTAAAGCCTGGATTCCGTTTTACTTTGGCCCCGACACCATGCGCACCGACGAGTTTTACAAAGGCGTCGGCTCCGTCACTTACACCGGCGCCGGTATAGGCGGCGTGCATTGGAAGGTCTACCGTGCCGTTTACAATTCGGCCGAAGACGGCTTTGCCAAATAA
- a CDS encoding methyltransferase family protein: MSAKIALPPVTQTLFDVRFFLAIKVLLFTLLIPGTVILYFPYSMVSASAGGLHIASLLLALPAGVFILIGLAIYLRCAWDFAVDGLGTPAPIDPPKHLVRGGLYRRSRNPMYQGVLLLLLAECLLFPYAGLWTYFGSIALVFQTFVVFYEEPALRKRFGDAYEAYCRQVPRWGFAVRIPATE; encoded by the coding sequence ATGAGTGCCAAAATTGCCCTACCCCCTGTTACCCAAACCCTTTTCGACGTGCGATTCTTCCTGGCTATAAAAGTTTTGCTGTTTACGCTGTTGATTCCGGGGACGGTGATTCTGTATTTCCCCTATTCCATGGTTTCGGCGTCCGCCGGCGGCTTGCACATAGCCAGTCTGCTGCTGGCGCTGCCGGCCGGTGTTTTCATTCTGATTGGCTTGGCGATTTATCTGCGTTGCGCCTGGGATTTTGCCGTGGATGGCCTGGGCACGCCGGCGCCCATCGACCCGCCCAAACACTTAGTGAGAGGCGGGCTTTATCGCCGCAGCCGTAACCCGATGTACCAGGGTGTGTTGCTGTTGTTGCTGGCCGAATGTCTGCTGTTTCCGTATGCCGGCTTGTGGACGTACTTCGGCTCGATTGCGCTGGTGTTTCAAACCTTTGTGGTGTTTTACGAAGAACCGGCCCTGCGCAAGCGTTTTGGCGACGCGTATGAGGCTTATTGCCGGCAAGTGCCGCGCTGGGGTTTTGCCGTAAGGATACCCGCCACCGAATAA
- a CDS encoding beta-ketoacyl synthase chain length factor, with product MERMSLLGFGACTPDAEFRARLPFPASGINRDAIPAMLRRRSSQATQIAFSAATLACAQAGCSPASLPAVFASVAGEIQTTDQLCVELCKADAMLSPAAFHNSVQNTVAGYWSIAQQCTQAATALAAGYDTFAMALLEAWCQLACHGGELLLVCYDERWPDYLAPGQGQTPFACALVLAAERLPDALLQIGRPFFDASASSASATLININPILTAMPLLTQAAAGNQSSQTRLLIGTGWQVEVYDR from the coding sequence ATGGAACGCATGAGTCTGTTGGGCTTCGGCGCTTGCACCCCGGACGCCGAATTTCGAGCCCGTCTGCCGTTTCCGGCCAGCGGGATTAATCGCGACGCCATTCCGGCCATGCTGCGCCGGCGCAGCAGCCAAGCCACGCAGATAGCCTTCAGCGCCGCAACGCTAGCCTGCGCGCAAGCGGGCTGTTCCCCTGCCTCGCTACCGGCGGTGTTTGCCAGTGTGGCCGGCGAAATACAGACTACCGATCAGCTTTGCGTAGAGCTGTGCAAAGCCGACGCCATGCTTTCGCCCGCCGCCTTTCATAATTCGGTGCAGAACACCGTGGCGGGTTATTGGAGCATCGCCCAACAATGCACGCAGGCAGCCACGGCACTGGCTGCCGGTTACGACACGTTTGCCATGGCCTTATTGGAGGCCTGGTGCCAATTGGCCTGTCATGGCGGCGAATTGTTGCTGGTTTGCTACGACGAACGCTGGCCGGACTATCTGGCGCCGGGACAGGGGCAAACCCCGTTTGCCTGCGCACTGGTGCTGGCTGCGGAGCGCTTGCCGGACGCCTTGCTGCAAATCGGCCGACCGTTTTTCGATGCCTCGGCTTCCAGCGCATCGGCGACACTGATTAATATCAATCCGATACTGACGGCCATGCCGTTACTGACGCAGGCGGCTGCCGGCAACCAATCTTCACAAACGCGCTTGCTTATCGGCACCGGGTGGCAAGTGGAAGTATATGACCGCTGA
- a CDS encoding MMPL family transporter: MSFAWRKRWFLLLLPLLLAITLWQIRVESDLNAFFTHTDDADSKLLSGLLQSGELSRRYLLVVEAAAPNIAGASDLAAFSGKLVQQLSKLADVEQVWPAHQPPRNWLNAVQSYAPYHARIFSLNPAQDAKTLFAIGSLPQRAEGLKQTLLSPQGGFIKVIAKQDPLLLSLNGFKGLKNQFQQTQADGGALILQSRPAALDSVAHERLQAAIRAGFDNLNQATGGAFRLSMAGVPVFSTAARSEISRDVTLVSTVSSISVVLVFLLLFRSFAALHWIMLLQAAAFLAGILATSLIFQQIHSLTLALGASLIGICVDYPLHVMVHSAKQQDSVLSNARLLGPSLFLGGLTTVIGYAAMGFTGFPGFEQIAVFALFSISASLGLTRWVLPALLEKTTLRVADIPGIACWVNFCGRRRKLLSGLVALTVLLAMLALPQLRWMTDMQNLAMNMDELKQQDQTVRAHFSSVEPGRFVLIQADNFETALQRAEAAERRLQTLKQAGVLNEYHGLFPWLTSQALQTENARVYDAALTRPFQDAWYSAVAQAGLSTDKLGHLQPAGTQALLPEAVLETAVRHILSGQLLREQQGVALAIWLGDHDPARLTAGLQDLAGTRYFSQKEQLNQLASQYRDRSLRMLAIGIAIMGVLIWLQQRSLRKMLLTLLPSLVAVLFIFASWALIGEELSFLHVIGLLLSISLCVDYGIFFMENRGGDSGVTYHAIAASALTTLASFGALGLGKTPVLPILALSVSLGVTLGFLLCPLLIPKTSQA, encoded by the coding sequence GTGTCTTTTGCCTGGAGAAAGCGCTGGTTTTTGCTGTTGCTTCCCTTGCTATTAGCGATCACGCTCTGGCAAATCCGCGTCGAATCCGACCTCAACGCCTTTTTTACCCATACCGACGACGCGGATTCCAAACTGCTGTCCGGTCTATTGCAATCGGGCGAACTGTCCCGCCGTTATTTGCTGGTAGTGGAGGCCGCCGCGCCGAATATCGCCGGCGCATCCGACTTGGCGGCATTCAGCGGCAAACTGGTCCAACAACTGAGCAAACTGGCGGATGTCGAGCAAGTGTGGCCGGCCCATCAGCCGCCACGCAACTGGCTAAATGCCGTGCAGTCTTACGCGCCTTACCATGCCCGTATCTTCAGTCTGAATCCCGCGCAAGACGCCAAAACATTATTCGCCATCGGCAGTTTGCCGCAGCGGGCGGAAGGGCTTAAGCAGACACTGCTGTCACCCCAAGGCGGCTTTATAAAGGTTATCGCCAAACAAGATCCTTTGCTGCTGTCATTGAACGGTTTCAAAGGACTGAAAAACCAGTTTCAACAAACCCAGGCAGACGGCGGCGCCTTGATTCTGCAGAGCCGGCCGGCCGCGTTGGATTCGGTCGCGCACGAACGGCTGCAAGCGGCCATTCGCGCCGGCTTCGACAACTTGAACCAAGCCACCGGTGGCGCTTTCCGTTTGTCCATGGCCGGCGTGCCGGTGTTCAGTACGGCGGCACGCAGCGAAATCAGCCGCGATGTGACGCTGGTTTCGACAGTCTCCAGCATCAGCGTCGTATTGGTATTTTTACTGTTGTTTCGTTCCTTTGCCGCGCTGCATTGGATCATGCTACTGCAGGCAGCGGCCTTTCTGGCCGGCATCTTGGCTACCTCGCTGATCTTTCAACAAATACATAGCCTGACGCTGGCGTTGGGCGCCAGCCTGATCGGCATTTGCGTCGATTACCCGCTACATGTCATGGTGCATAGCGCCAAGCAACAAGACAGCGTGCTAAGTAACGCCCGCTTGTTGGGGCCCAGTCTATTCCTGGGCGGCTTGACCACCGTGATCGGCTATGCCGCCATGGGTTTTACCGGGTTTCCGGGCTTCGAACAAATCGCCGTGTTTGCGCTGTTCAGCATCTCGGCATCCTTGGGCCTGACTCGCTGGGTATTACCGGCCTTGCTGGAAAAAACCACGCTGCGCGTCGCCGATATACCCGGCATTGCCTGCTGGGTAAATTTTTGCGGGCGGCGGCGCAAACTGCTATCGGGCTTGGTCGCGCTCACCGTGCTGCTGGCAATGCTGGCCTTACCGCAATTGCGTTGGATGACCGACATGCAAAACCTGGCCATGAATATGGACGAACTCAAACAGCAGGACCAAACGGTACGCGCGCATTTCTCCAGCGTCGAACCGGGACGCTTTGTGCTGATTCAGGCAGATAACTTCGAGACTGCGCTGCAGCGTGCGGAAGCGGCCGAACGCCGCTTGCAAACTCTAAAACAGGCAGGCGTGCTGAACGAATATCACGGCTTGTTTCCCTGGCTGACCTCCCAAGCCCTGCAAACCGAAAATGCCCGCGTTTACGATGCCGCGCTGACCCGGCCTTTTCAAGACGCCTGGTACTCGGCCGTCGCACAGGCGGGACTTTCAACCGACAAGCTCGGACACCTGCAACCCGCCGGCACACAAGCCTTGCTGCCCGAAGCCGTACTGGAGACAGCGGTACGCCACATTCTGTCCGGCCAATTGCTGCGGGAACAACAGGGGGTCGCGCTAGCGATTTGGCTGGGCGACCACGATCCGGCCCGTTTGACAGCCGGCTTGCAGGACCTGGCAGGCACCCGCTACTTTAGCCAAAAGGAGCAGTTGAATCAGCTGGCTAGTCAATATCGGGACCGTTCCTTGCGCATGTTGGCAATCGGCATTGCTATCATGGGCGTTTTAATCTGGCTGCAACAACGCAGCTTGCGCAAAATGCTGCTGACCCTGCTGCCGTCGCTGGTGGCGGTACTGTTCATCTTCGCCAGCTGGGCGTTGATCGGAGAGGAATTAAGCTTTCTGCACGTGATAGGCTTGCTATTGTCCATCTCGCTGTGCGTGGATTACGGCATCTTTTTCATGGAAAACCGCGGCGGGGACAGCGGCGTCACCTACCATGCCATCGCCGCTTCGGCGCTGACCACACTGGCATCCTTCGGCGCATTGGGTCTCGGCAAAACGCCGGTCTTGCCGATTCTGGCCCTATCGGTCAGCCTGGGCGTGACACTGGGTTTCCTGCTATGTCCCTTATTAATTCCCAAAACCAGCCAAGCATGA
- a CDS encoding acyl carrier protein, which translates to MKEKLKAFIFSELIYHEDPAAFGDDDDLLEAGLDSMGIMRLIMFAEKEFGVTLPDTEIEPDNVQSLNALENWIKQAPQTA; encoded by the coding sequence ATGAAGGAAAAACTCAAAGCATTTATTTTCTCCGAGCTGATTTACCATGAAGACCCTGCCGCGTTTGGCGATGACGACGATTTGCTGGAAGCCGGTCTCGATAGTATGGGCATCATGCGTTTGATCATGTTTGCCGAAAAGGAGTTCGGTGTGACGCTGCCGGACACCGAAATCGAACCCGACAACGTGCAAAGCTTGAATGCGCTGGAAAATTGGATCAAACAGGCACCGCAAACCGCATGA
- a CDS encoding outer membrane lipoprotein carrier protein LolA — protein sequence MKKRLGLLLLCLATPTLADESPLPEVLARLRQSGQATFQYRETRQLELAASPWQASGVMLTDAAGTLVKLQLQPNRVIMAIGGDSLYYWDAAQNQRHSMPISYADDAAMQILIFRNILQGRTQELQADYELTAEIQERQWSLHMQPKPDRAGENAPSIDISGDADPDKRRILIRQADGETTEYHIEKAADQQAAAYTIPQLLQEAGGE from the coding sequence ATGAAGAAGCGCCTGGGCTTGCTGTTACTGTGCTTGGCTACACCGACGTTGGCCGACGAAAGCCCACTGCCGGAGGTACTGGCTCGGCTGCGTCAAAGCGGACAGGCAACCTTCCAATACCGGGAAACCCGTCAGCTGGAGCTGGCCGCATCGCCCTGGCAAGCCAGCGGCGTGATGCTGACGGATGCGGCCGGCACGCTAGTCAAGCTGCAACTGCAACCCAACCGGGTGATCATGGCGATCGGCGGAGACAGCTTGTATTATTGGGATGCCGCGCAGAATCAGCGCCACAGCATGCCCATTAGCTATGCCGACGACGCGGCGATGCAGATCCTGATTTTCCGCAACATTTTGCAGGGCCGCACCCAAGAATTACAAGCGGACTACGAACTGACCGCAGAGATACAAGAGCGCCAATGGTCCTTGCACATGCAACCCAAACCCGACCGAGCCGGCGAAAACGCACCCAGCATCGACATCTCGGGCGATGCCGACCCGGATAAAAGACGAATTTTGATCCGGCAAGCCGACGGCGAAACCACCGAATACCATATCGAAAAAGCCGCCGACCAGCAGGCAGCCGCCTACACTATTCCGCAATTGCTGCAGGAAGCCGGCGGAGAATAG
- a CDS encoding phosphopantetheine-binding protein — protein sequence MSDDLISQLKTLLIEGLRLEDIVPDDLSADEALFGGGLGLDSIDALEIGVMLDRQYGVKITSGDERNNQIFASLRALADFVAENRTR from the coding sequence ATGTCAGACGACTTGATCAGCCAATTAAAAACCTTGCTCATCGAGGGCCTGCGCCTGGAAGATATCGTTCCGGACGACCTTTCCGCGGACGAGGCATTGTTTGGCGGCGGACTGGGCCTGGATTCCATCGATGCATTGGAAATAGGCGTGATGCTGGACCGTCAATACGGCGTCAAAATTACCTCCGGCGACGAACGCAACAACCAAATTTTTGCATCCCTGCGCGCACTGGCGGATTTCGTAGCTGAAAATCGCACCCGTTAG
- a CDS encoding beta-ketoacyl-ACP synthase, which produces MNRTPRIAPVAITAYECVSAAGDNLNALHTALLANRSCVKPLQLFELPFETVVGEVISPLPAVRPHLQHYACRNARLALHALAQGNIRAATERALARYGAGRVGVVLGTSTSGIYETEIAYKQLLRDGAMPGDFSFLHTHTAQASAEFLWHELELRGPCYSISTACSSSAKALGAAQRLLDADVCDAVLVAGVDSLCRLTLFGFNSLQLVSPEPCRPMDSGRQGINIGEAAALLLLERPASDNAACPRLLAVGEASDAHHMSAPHPEGQGAADAMNRALQLAGRRPEQVDYINLHATASQLNDLSEANAVHRVFRHPPRCAGVKGLLGHTLGAAGAVEVTISLLALEKGFLPGNCGFQHADPQCALPIVADPDLNSPPRLILSNAFGFGGNNASVLLEAA; this is translated from the coding sequence ATGAACCGAACACCTCGCATCGCTCCCGTTGCCATCACCGCCTATGAATGCGTCAGTGCGGCGGGCGATAACCTAAACGCCTTACACACGGCCTTGCTCGCCAATCGCAGTTGTGTAAAGCCGCTGCAATTGTTCGAACTACCATTTGAAACGGTAGTGGGCGAAGTCATATCGCCTTTACCGGCTGTCCGCCCGCACTTGCAACATTACGCCTGCCGCAACGCCAGACTGGCGCTGCACGCACTGGCGCAGGGCAATATTCGCGCCGCGACTGAACGAGCCCTTGCTCGCTATGGAGCCGGGCGGGTGGGCGTGGTCTTGGGCACCAGCACCTCCGGCATCTACGAAACCGAAATAGCCTACAAGCAGCTGCTGCGCGACGGCGCAATGCCGGGCGATTTTAGTTTTCTGCATACCCATACCGCCCAGGCCAGCGCTGAATTCTTGTGGCACGAACTAGAATTGCGCGGCCCTTGTTACAGCATTTCCACCGCCTGCTCGTCCAGCGCCAAAGCCCTGGGCGCGGCGCAACGCCTGCTGGACGCCGATGTCTGCGACGCGGTGCTGGTGGCCGGAGTGGACAGCTTGTGCCGGCTGACTTTGTTCGGTTTCAACAGCTTGCAACTGGTATCGCCGGAACCTTGCCGGCCCATGGATAGCGGCCGCCAAGGTATCAACATTGGCGAAGCGGCGGCCTTGCTGTTACTGGAACGCCCCGCTTCCGACAACGCGGCATGTCCCCGTCTGTTGGCCGTCGGGGAAGCGTCGGACGCCCACCATATGAGCGCACCGCACCCCGAAGGCCAGGGCGCGGCAGACGCCATGAACAGAGCGCTGCAACTGGCCGGCCGCCGGCCGGAACAGGTCGATTACATCAATCTGCACGCCACGGCCAGCCAGCTGAACGATTTATCCGAAGCCAACGCCGTGCACCGGGTATTCCGCCATCCGCCGCGCTGTGCCGGCGTAAAAGGCCTGCTCGGGCATACCCTGGGCGCCGCCGGAGCCGTGGAAGTGACAATCAGCCTACTGGCTTTGGAAAAAGGCTTTCTGCCCGGCAATTGCGGCTTCCAGCACGCGGATCCGCAATGCGCGCTACCTATCGTCGCCGATCCCGATTTAAACAGCCCGCCCCGCTTAATCCTGAGCAATGCCTTCGGTTTCGGCGGCAATAATGCCAGCGTACTATTGGAGGCGGCGTGA